A stretch of Polypterus senegalus isolate Bchr_013 chromosome 5, ASM1683550v1, whole genome shotgun sequence DNA encodes these proteins:
- the LOC120529908 gene encoding protein ANTAGONIST OF LIKE HETEROCHROMATIN PROTEIN 1-like, producing the protein MRKNTTNTFACQLLSLTICFTNQATHQTSATHIDPVGPAIRLAVMLRYLATGMSLRALAASYQLGPATVCKIVAEVCQAIWTVLKDEFVAFPDTDQWKNIRRDFWDFWNLPNCLGVIDGKHVRVRAPCHSGSAFFNYKGYFSFILLAVCDARYRFTVVDIGAYGRDSGAGVFVRSKFGSQLIEGNLSLLPPSTLPGSEVLSLHVFVADEAFPLKNNLMRPYSGTNLTPEQRIYNYRHSRARRVVENAFGILAARWRIFGKAMECSVDRAQDITKAWICLHNYLCTGDSMEPDGT; encoded by the exons ATGCGGAAAAACACCACGAATACTTTCGCATGTCAGCTGTTAAGTTTGACGATTTGCTTCACGAATCAAGCCACACATCAAACATCGGCGacgcacattgatcctgttggaCCTGCAATCCGGCTTGCTGTTATGCTGCGTTACCTTGCAACAGGCATGAGTCTACGAGCATTAGCAGCCAGCTACCAGCTCGGCCCAGCAACAGTTTGTAAAATCGTGGCCGAGGTCTGCCAAGCCATATGGACTGTCCTAAAGGATGAGTTTGTGGCTTTCCCTGATACAGATCAGTGGAAGAACATAAGGCGGGATTTCTGGGATTTCTGGAACTTACCAAACTGCCTTGGCGTAATAGACGGGAAACATGTGAGGGTACGTGCACCATGTCACTCTGGAAGCGCATTTTTTAATTACAAGGGATACTTCAGCTTCATCCTATTGGCTGTGTGTGATGCCAGATACAGATTCACTGTTGTGGATATAGGAGCATACGGGCGTGACAGTGGCGCAGGAGTATTTGTGAGAAGCAAGTTTGGCTCACAACTTATTGAAGGAAACCTGTCCCTGTTGCCTCCATCTACTCTGCCTGGCAGTGAAGTGCTGAGCCTCCATGTCTTCGTTGCAGATGAAGCATTCCCTTTGAAGAATAACCTGATGAGACCCTATTCAG gAACCAATCTCACTCCTGAGCAGCGCATCTACAATTATCGGCATTCCAGAGCAAGGCGGGTTGTAGAGAATGCATTTGGAATTCTTGCTGCTAGGTGGAGAATTTTTGGAAAGGCCATGGAGTGTTCAGTTGACAGAGCACAAGACATCACCAAAGCGTGGATTTGTCTACACAATTATCTCTGCACTGGTGACAGTATGGAGCCTGATGGGACATGA